In Chloroflexota bacterium, the following proteins share a genomic window:
- a CDS encoding GNAT family N-acetyltransferase: protein MRVEQYSSVDTFIHEHREFLLQHEAENNLPLGLSMRIQNGWLPANPPFFAAIRDEQGVVGVSVMTSPNALTISALRDASLADQATEALADYLLSQNIAPNGVFSATATTTAFCKAWQAKTGRQPLLSMHERVYTLTEVIPPTPVAGSLKQATNADVEWLAEWLAAFHAEAVPNEPAWDSRAVAERQIATGSAWYWQVDGKPVSSLGSSRPTVNGICIGAVSTPRQFRGKGYASNAVAALSQQLLNQGFGFCMLFTDLSNPTSNKIYQAIGFRPLCDVDQYRFEE, encoded by the coding sequence ATGCGTGTCGAACAATATTCTTCAGTTGATACGTTTATCCATGAGCATCGTGAATTTCTGTTGCAGCACGAAGCGGAGAATAATCTGCCGCTTGGTCTGAGTATGCGTATTCAAAATGGTTGGCTCCCTGCCAATCCGCCATTTTTCGCCGCAATTCGCGATGAGCAAGGCGTGGTTGGGGTATCAGTCATGACCTCGCCGAATGCACTGACGATTTCGGCCTTGCGTGATGCTAGTTTAGCCGACCAAGCCACTGAAGCCTTAGCCGATTACTTGCTTAGTCAGAACATTGCCCCTAATGGGGTATTTAGTGCGACTGCAACGACTACTGCTTTCTGCAAGGCTTGGCAAGCTAAAACTGGTAGACAACCTCTGTTGAGTATGCATGAACGTGTTTATACGTTGACCGAAGTTATTCCACCAACCCCGGTTGCTGGGTCGCTCAAACAGGCTACCAATGCCGATGTTGAATGGTTGGCTGAGTGGCTGGCGGCGTTTCATGCCGAAGCCGTACCCAACGAGCCTGCTTGGGATAGTCGGGCAGTGGCCGAGCGCCAAATTGCTACGGGCAGCGCTTGGTATTGGCAAGTTGATGGTAAGCCGGTTTCCTCGCTTGGCTCCAGTCGCCCAACGGTGAATGGCATCTGTATTGGCGCAGTTTCTACCCCACGCCAATTTCGGGGTAAGGGTTACGCTAGCAATGCAGTGGCCGCATTAAGCCAACAGCTGTTGAACCAAGGCTTTGGTTTTTGTATGCTCTTTACCGATTTAAGTAACCCAACCTCGAATAAGATCTATCAAGCGATTGGCTTTCGGCCATTATGCGATGTTGATCAATATCGTTTTGAGGAGTGA
- a CDS encoding CHRD domain-containing protein, whose product MIKQAMVRGIAGLTLIGLLAACQSAESTQPSATTAPAAAHTQMAHTSNTTASQPANNPALDTALDPSRGQEIGYVYEAFLSPHQEPGEEEDAPALTPNELLSSAPSQPRANRTSRGHGFLRITKDLSKAYVDVKLENVKPEDVVMFHIHCGKPDILGPILIDFAFSGNIQENLADGTFSVELTNTDIEKESEAGSGLLGLFTAGCPIVPGLPDEVQTISGMQHIAEQSELYFNLHTKGQTFYGDIRGKLQPVKNP is encoded by the coding sequence ATGATCAAGCAAGCGATGGTTCGTGGAATTGCAGGATTGACCTTGATTGGATTATTAGCAGCGTGTCAATCGGCGGAATCGACCCAACCAAGTGCAACGACGGCTCCAGCAGCGGCTCACACCCAAATGGCCCATACCAGCAACACCACCGCCAGTCAGCCAGCCAACAATCCAGCCCTTGATACGGCGCTTGATCCCAGCCGTGGGCAAGAAATTGGCTATGTGTATGAAGCATTTTTAAGCCCACACCAAGAGCCAGGCGAAGAGGAAGATGCTCCAGCGCTTACGCCTAATGAGCTACTTTCAAGCGCTCCATCGCAGCCCCGCGCCAATCGCACTTCACGTGGCCACGGTTTCTTGCGAATTACCAAAGATCTCAGCAAGGCCTATGTTGATGTTAAACTCGAAAACGTCAAACCCGAAGATGTGGTGATGTTTCATATTCACTGTGGCAAGCCCGATATCCTTGGCCCAATCTTGATCGACTTCGCCTTCTCGGGCAATATTCAAGAAAATTTGGCTGATGGGACGTTCTCGGTCGAGCTAACCAACACCGATATCGAAAAGGAAAGCGAAGCTGGTTCGGGCTTATTGGGCTTATTCACGGCTGGTTGTCCAATTGTGCCAGGCTTGCCCGACGAAGTTCAAACCATTTCAGGCATGCAGCACATTGCTGAACAAAGTGAGCTTTACTTCAATTTGCACACCAAAGGCCAAACCTTCTATGGTGATATTCGCGGCAAATTGCAACCAGTCAAAAATCCCTAA
- a CDS encoding transposase, giving the protein MRTVTRCYKYRLYPTADQQNTLVQWAGCRRFVWNWALHCKQTQYQATGQRLNYQRLAAMLVDLKRQPKTAFLRNCHSQPLQQALMDLETAFTNFFAKRAKYPHFKARKITPHSLRFPQGVVVVNERTISVPKIGLMQAIIHRPLMGTAKGATIKQDATGAWWVVFVCHIDRPDVQPTADRPVGIDGGLESFTTLSTGEKTAPPKFYRRSQKKLAHAQRKLSRTQKGSKNRLKARKRVAKVHQKISNQRTDWLHKHALGMVQRFDVVCIEDLNIKGLVKTKLAKSFSDAALSTFMQMLIDKAEWHGRRVIKVGRFYASSKTCHRCQTKTALMLADRVCTCPTCGTTHDRDVNAAINILHEGLRLLAVGTTESQNAAGDGVNPAKRW; this is encoded by the coding sequence ATGCGAACGGTGACCCGTTGTTACAAATATCGCCTGTATCCTACCGCTGACCAACAAAACACCTTGGTGCAGTGGGCAGGCTGTCGGCGCTTTGTCTGGAATTGGGCGTTGCACTGCAAACAAACCCAGTACCAAGCAACGGGTCAACGACTGAACTATCAACGGCTTGCAGCGATGCTGGTTGACCTGAAACGTCAGCCCAAAACGGCCTTTTTGCGTAATTGCCATTCGCAACCGTTGCAACAAGCGCTGATGGATTTAGAAACGGCCTTTACCAATTTTTTCGCCAAACGCGCCAAGTATCCGCATTTCAAAGCACGCAAAATCACGCCGCACAGCCTCCGCTTTCCACAAGGCGTGGTTGTGGTTAATGAACGCACCATCAGCGTGCCAAAAATCGGGCTGATGCAGGCGATCATTCATCGTCCGCTCATGGGAACAGCGAAGGGCGCAACGATCAAACAGGATGCCACCGGCGCATGGTGGGTGGTATTTGTTTGCCACATTGACCGCCCTGATGTTCAACCAACGGCTGATCGACCTGTGGGCATTGATGGAGGGCTTGAATCCTTCACCACGCTGTCAACGGGTGAAAAAACTGCACCACCGAAGTTCTACCGCCGCAGCCAGAAAAAACTAGCGCATGCTCAGCGGAAACTCTCTCGTACCCAAAAGGGCAGTAAGAATCGCTTAAAAGCACGTAAGCGCGTTGCCAAAGTCCATCAAAAAATTAGTAACCAACGCACCGATTGGCTCCATAAGCATGCGTTGGGGATGGTTCAACGATTCGACGTGGTGTGCATCGAAGACCTGAATATTAAAGGCCTTGTGAAAACCAAGCTGGCTAAATCATTCAGCGATGCCGCCCTCAGTACCTTCATGCAGATGTTGATAGATAAGGCAGAATGGCACGGACGGCGGGTGATTAAGGTTGGGCGGTTCTACGCCTCATCGAAAACTTGCCACCGATGCCAGACCAAAACCGCGTTGATGTTGGCGGATCGCGTGTGCACATGCCCCACCTGTGGCACGACTCATGATCGCGATGTCAACGCCGCAATCAATATTTTGCATGAAGGGCTACGCCTGCTTGCCGTTGGGACAACGGAAAGCCAAAACGCTGCTGGAGATGGTGTAAATCCAGCGAAACGCTGGTAG
- a CDS encoding cell division protein FtsK, translated as MDAEALQIGALILAMALVALMFRQRFGRDWREFRLWQAQQRAIQPEPTSISPFKPLATSLDPRTLPEAGTALLNPPHDLRVLAHELRQTNKRFVLALGWRSVQGVVSLVHGSLIDDFTHVQVSGATGSGKDGWVRTALLYLCLTNPAERLQLALVDGKAGLSWLGWREKAHVGLFAEAEHELAPALTWLTEQRLQRQKLLKAAECERWEEYQGHDLPLLVVFISELTLLEQAIGAKQLEQWLNSELTSGRAAGIRYIIATQTFSNLSTRFRSQISLAVAGYQPRDDADEPNTTLPTKAFPSSALPPSRLPSPPAGAGVFSCVQGRNAVTVRTSFIDKTQRQQLLSLLPDRQQALPTLEAAPTKAASLPIATDQPLIALAQTPSQSYNRYDLAQLLLQYLNRPEQLLDAELFRNACGIEYKRLRSYAGVARLFWGKDAAPNKSRLIKQALERQATPNEQEMLANLLGTVA; from the coding sequence TTGGACGCTGAAGCACTACAAATTGGGGCATTGATTTTGGCTATGGCTTTGGTGGCCTTGATGTTTCGTCAGCGCTTTGGCCGCGATTGGCGCGAATTTCGGCTGTGGCAAGCCCAACAACGGGCGATTCAACCTGAGCCAACCAGCATCAGCCCATTTAAGCCCTTGGCGACCAGCCTCGATCCACGTACCTTGCCCGAAGCTGGCACGGCCCTGCTCAATCCGCCGCACGATCTACGAGTGTTGGCCCACGAATTGCGCCAAACCAATAAACGCTTTGTGCTGGCTTTAGGCTGGCGTAGTGTTCAGGGCGTGGTTTCGTTGGTGCATGGCTCGTTGATCGACGATTTTACCCATGTGCAAGTCAGCGGAGCAACTGGTTCGGGCAAAGATGGCTGGGTGCGTACCGCATTGCTCTATCTATGTCTCACCAATCCTGCTGAGCGCTTGCAATTGGCTTTGGTCGATGGCAAAGCAGGTTTGTCGTGGCTGGGCTGGCGCGAAAAAGCCCACGTTGGTTTATTTGCCGAAGCTGAGCATGAATTAGCTCCCGCCTTGACATGGTTGACTGAACAGCGATTGCAGCGCCAAAAATTGCTCAAAGCCGCCGAATGCGAGCGCTGGGAAGAATATCAAGGCCACGATCTGCCGTTGTTGGTCGTGTTTATCAGTGAATTGACCTTACTCGAACAAGCGATCGGAGCCAAACAACTTGAGCAATGGCTCAATAGCGAGTTGACCAGTGGTCGTGCCGCAGGCATTCGCTACATTATTGCGACCCAAACATTTAGCAATTTGAGCACGCGTTTTCGTTCGCAAATTAGCTTAGCAGTCGCTGGCTATCAGCCGCGTGATGATGCCGATGAGCCAAATACCACCCTGCCAACTAAGGCCTTCCCCAGTAGTGCCTTGCCACCGTCGCGTTTGCCTAGTCCACCCGCAGGCGCTGGCGTATTTAGCTGTGTTCAAGGCCGCAATGCCGTCACGGTGCGCACGAGCTTTATCGATAAAACCCAGCGCCAACAATTGCTGAGCCTCTTGCCCGACCGCCAACAAGCCTTGCCAACCCTCGAAGCTGCACCAACCAAAGCAGCTAGTTTGCCGATTGCCACCGACCAACCCTTGATTGCGCTCGCCCAAACCCCCAGCCAAAGCTACAATCGCTATGATTTGGCCCAACTTTTGTTGCAATACCTCAATCGCCCTGAACAATTGCTTGATGCTGAGCTTTTTCGCAATGCTTGCGGCATTGAATACAAACGTTTGCGTAGTTATGCTGGCGTGGCTCGCTTGTTTTGGGGCAAAGATGCTGCCCCCAATAAAAGCCGCCTGATCAAGCAAGCCCTCGAACGCCAAGCCACCCCCAATGAACAAGAAATGTTGGCCAATTTGCTGGGTACAGTTGCCTAG
- a CDS encoding DUF11 domain-containing protein, which translates to MPRLVLQLTLLAALIVRFNLPAAQAQPQVFVAPEEVQAVADDQFWNNTGLIAGANNTIRAISSQSGDLFVGGLFDRIAGISANRVAFWDGDHWNTMGSGVNGPVDDLDASTGGSVYVVGSFSSAGGIVADGIARWNSGTGQWSALATNVNGAVTAVLVQQVAGSDVVYVGGTFSSIDGVSANRIAKFSNGTWSALSSGISGGTTPQVLDLAINPANVNQLVAGGTFSSAGGSTANNVAIWTGSAWQSLGTGSSNGVNGAVRFIDFRGTNMVVVGGSFSNAGTVTNVGGAAVWTGANTWAAMAGRGVTGDVRGIVENANFTYVMGNFGSGINPNGNSVFSPNIARWDGNIWSPVPNATNAFGTNGAILRAERLGSGSDTFFIAGAFGTAHGMELNFVGMVVPQQGFLPGAIDRFFPLAGGLEGSNAKVFAIQPRSGEIIAAGRFDLGSNRLLNNIARFDPVDRVWSPLTGSSDSGVNDDVRDLALRNTDLIVVGEFTKAGGIDAAGVASWNGTTWTALATSINGRVNAVAVSGSDIYIGGEFTLVDGVPANRIARLSGGSWQAVGAGTDGPVNSLLFKSNQLYAGGLFANAGVVPASNIARWNGTTWQAIGTGTDDEVLALTDVNSTTIAVGGRFTSAGGVANTRAIALLNHSSLAWTALGTGTDGYVTSLAVRGDDLYAGGLFSRMDGLTVNHVARWNGTTWNALGSGVAAGNLQNSEVGALAVNGDNLYVGGRFDRAGDKVSHRFAEWRQPEVDLSLKLGESPDPVTIGNPMSYKATVSNLGTISASSVVYEQTFANTLVFGQVTTSQGSCSFPNSTTLRCNLGTLAANASANITINATPSQVGTISSTGTASSPANEAFPSNNSRSVTTQVIVPGNPVPTISNITPNRFIRQPIGFPPPPAVRITVNGTGFVANSKVVVAGVERTTTFINSNRLEFSMAATTSQGTYSVLVRNPTPGGGDSNSVTLGVSVGIVGLSSITPNIGGTDVDLQTTFNVSWTHTTDPWRIIEHLDLRLVDSDGVALWARFTEGVSGTFSLLDANGDVLGYATAGSSDPLESDSAILDLADSNFAGSGPTGFSMQVNFTVRFKASAAGRRYNIELYATDDHGGVQGPDVMGTFTVGIHDVYLPMTIK; encoded by the coding sequence ATGCCACGGTTGGTGCTTCAACTCACTTTGCTCGCCGCACTTATCGTTCGTTTTAATCTCCCCGCCGCGCAAGCGCAACCTCAGGTTTTTGTCGCTCCTGAAGAAGTACAGGCTGTTGCCGATGATCAATTTTGGAATAATACCGGCTTGATCGCTGGGGCAAATAACACGATTCGCGCCATCAGTTCGCAATCGGGCGATTTATTTGTTGGTGGTTTGTTCGATCGGATCGCTGGCATCAGTGCTAATCGGGTGGCTTTTTGGGATGGCGATCATTGGAATACAATGGGCAGTGGCGTTAACGGCCCAGTTGATGATCTCGATGCCTCAACTGGCGGTTCGGTCTATGTGGTTGGCTCATTCAGCAGTGCTGGTGGGATTGTCGCCGATGGCATTGCTCGTTGGAATTCTGGCACAGGTCAATGGTCGGCCTTGGCAACCAACGTCAATGGAGCTGTTACTGCGGTTTTGGTGCAACAGGTCGCTGGCAGCGATGTGGTGTACGTTGGTGGAACGTTTAGCTCAATTGATGGGGTGAGCGCCAATCGCATCGCTAAATTCAGCAATGGCACATGGTCGGCATTAAGCAGCGGGATCAGCGGTGGTACAACTCCCCAAGTGCTCGATTTAGCCATCAATCCGGCCAATGTCAACCAACTTGTGGCTGGTGGCACGTTTAGCTCGGCTGGTGGCAGCACTGCTAACAACGTAGCGATCTGGACAGGCTCGGCTTGGCAGAGCCTTGGCACTGGCAGCAGCAATGGAGTCAACGGTGCTGTGCGTTTTATTGATTTCCGTGGCACAAATATGGTGGTCGTTGGTGGGAGTTTTAGCAATGCTGGCACTGTTACCAACGTTGGTGGTGCAGCAGTTTGGACTGGCGCTAATACTTGGGCCGCCATGGCTGGGCGTGGGGTGACTGGCGATGTACGTGGGATTGTCGAGAACGCCAATTTTACCTATGTGATGGGCAATTTTGGCAGCGGCATCAACCCCAACGGCAATAGCGTTTTCTCGCCCAACATCGCCCGTTGGGATGGTAATATCTGGTCGCCTGTACCGAATGCCACCAACGCATTTGGCACAAACGGGGCAATTTTACGCGCTGAACGCTTGGGTAGCGGCAGCGATACCTTCTTTATTGCTGGGGCGTTTGGCACAGCCCATGGCATGGAATTGAATTTTGTGGGTATGGTTGTGCCACAACAGGGCTTCTTGCCTGGCGCGATTGATCGCTTTTTCCCCTTGGCTGGTGGCCTCGAAGGCTCCAACGCCAAAGTTTTTGCCATTCAACCACGTTCTGGCGAAATTATTGCTGCTGGGCGCTTTGATCTAGGCAGCAATCGCTTGCTCAATAATATCGCTCGCTTTGATCCTGTCGATCGAGTTTGGTCACCGTTGACTGGCTCCAGTGATAGTGGAGTCAACGATGATGTGCGAGATCTTGCGTTGCGCAACACTGATTTGATTGTCGTGGGTGAGTTTACCAAGGCTGGCGGGATTGATGCCGCAGGCGTAGCTAGTTGGAATGGCACAACCTGGACTGCCCTCGCAACCAGTATCAATGGTCGGGTCAATGCGGTTGCGGTCAGCGGCAGCGATATTTACATCGGCGGCGAATTTACGCTAGTTGATGGTGTACCCGCCAATCGGATTGCCCGTTTAAGTGGCGGTTCATGGCAAGCTGTCGGCGCTGGCACTGATGGCCCTGTCAATAGTTTGTTGTTCAAATCGAACCAACTCTATGCTGGCGGTTTGTTTGCCAACGCTGGTGTTGTGCCTGCCAGCAATATCGCCCGCTGGAACGGCACAACCTGGCAAGCAATTGGCACTGGTACTGATGATGAGGTACTAGCTTTAACCGATGTCAACAGCACGACCATCGCTGTAGGTGGGCGGTTTACTAGTGCTGGTGGGGTTGCCAACACCCGCGCGATTGCCCTGCTTAACCACAGTAGTTTGGCATGGACGGCGCTTGGCACTGGCACCGATGGCTACGTTACTAGTCTCGCTGTGCGCGGTGACGATTTGTATGCTGGTGGTTTGTTCAGCCGCATGGATGGCTTGACGGTCAATCATGTGGCGCGTTGGAATGGCACAACTTGGAATGCGCTAGGTAGTGGGGTTGCGGCTGGCAACCTGCAAAATAGCGAAGTTGGAGCCTTAGCTGTCAATGGCGATAATTTGTATGTTGGCGGGCGTTTTGATCGGGCTGGCGATAAAGTGTCGCATCGCTTTGCTGAATGGCGACAACCCGAGGTTGATCTGAGCCTCAAACTGGGCGAATCGCCTGATCCAGTGACGATTGGCAATCCTATGAGCTATAAAGCCACCGTCAGCAATTTGGGCACGATCAGCGCCAGCAGCGTCGTGTACGAACAAACTTTTGCTAATACATTGGTTTTTGGTCAGGTTACAACCTCACAAGGCTCATGTAGTTTCCCCAATTCCACGACCTTGCGTTGTAATTTGGGTACGCTGGCGGCCAATGCTAGCGCCAATATCACAATTAATGCTACGCCCAGCCAAGTTGGCACAATTAGTAGCACGGGCACAGCTTCGTCGCCTGCGAATGAGGCCTTTCCAAGCAACAATAGCCGTAGCGTTACAACGCAGGTGATTGTGCCTGGCAATCCAGTGCCAACAATTAGCAACATCACGCCAAATCGCTTTATTCGCCAGCCGATTGGTTTCCCACCACCGCCAGCAGTGCGGATTACGGTCAATGGCACGGGCTTTGTGGCCAATTCCAAGGTCGTGGTCGCTGGGGTTGAGCGTACGACAACCTTCATTAACAGCAATCGGCTAGAATTTAGTATGGCCGCAACCACCAGCCAAGGTACATACTCGGTTTTGGTGCGCAACCCCACGCCAGGCGGCGGCGATTCCAACAGCGTAACCTTGGGCGTTTCGGTCGGGATCGTTGGCTTGAGCAGCATCACGCCCAACATTGGCGGCACTGATGTCGATTTACAAACAACCTTCAATGTAAGCTGGACGCATACCACCGATCCATGGCGAATTATCGAGCACCTCGATTTGCGCTTGGTTGATAGCGATGGCGTGGCTTTGTGGGCACGCTTTACCGAAGGCGTTTCGGGCACATTTAGCCTGCTCGATGCTAATGGCGATGTGCTTGGTTATGCCACGGCTGGCAGCAGCGATCCGTTGGAGAGCGATAGCGCTATTCTCGATTTGGCGGATAGCAACTTTGCTGGCAGTGGGCCAACAGGCTTTAGCATGCAAGTGAATTTTACAGTGCGCTTCAAGGCTAGCGCCGCTGGTCGTCGCTATAACATCGAGTTGTATGCCACCGATGATCATGGCGGGGTACAAGGGCCAGATGTGATGGGCACATTCACCGTCGGCATTCACGATGTGTATCTGCCAATGACCATTAAATAG
- a CDS encoding alkaline phosphatase D family protein encodes MRRLFGLCCLCCLLAGSWSSRSSVGRTNQLFPPAELPQGVAVGDVTASSAVLWARSASLGSVSFEYSLNANFNPVAGSATVSITDTMQPAKTSISNLQPATSYFYRATTLSNASFAGKFRTAPANGTYSNLRFGASGDQQGALAPFPALANADQRELDLFIHLGDSIYADIGSPVLGTTAKTLAEFRLKQTESYSTRLNLNTLADLRATTAWLATTDDHEVANDHAGGASPSSDPRFLPTNASYINDTDYFEAGYQAFVEYNPVNALFYGATGDPRTANERKLYRYQPYGNTAAFFVLDGRSFRDQKLAAPNNTPSEIVAFLTAVFSPTRTLLGQAQLSQLETDLLAAHKANITWKFVIVPEPIQNLGTAAANDRFEGYAAERSRILSFINDHAIENVVFIAADIHGTVVNNLSYQTAAGQPQIPTSAWEISVGSVATTSPFGMRVASGALSTGIITPTTYNNYLQLPNNQQDAAAEGWLNTVLNVFGYTPVGLQDAPFAERTTLLQGRYFAGHYFGWTEFEISQPDQTLRVSTYGIDTYGTSDIANNPGDVVSRVPVIVQQFEVDPVVSISPTLILNYLPAVTK; translated from the coding sequence ATGCGCCGCTTATTTGGGCTATGTTGTTTATGTTGCTTGCTAGCTGGAAGTTGGTCAAGCCGCTCAAGCGTTGGCCGGACAAATCAACTCTTTCCTCCCGCTGAGTTACCGCAAGGCGTGGCTGTGGGCGATGTAACTGCTAGCAGCGCGGTGCTTTGGGCACGTTCCGCCAGCCTTGGCTCGGTTAGCTTTGAATATAGTCTCAACGCCAATTTTAATCCAGTGGCTGGCTCGGCCACAGTTAGCATCACCGACACGATGCAACCAGCCAAAACCAGCATTAGCAATTTACAACCTGCTACTAGTTATTTTTATCGTGCTACAACGCTCAGTAATGCATCATTTGCTGGTAAATTTCGCACTGCCCCCGCCAACGGAACCTATAGCAATTTACGCTTTGGTGCAAGCGGCGATCAACAAGGGGCACTCGCGCCGTTTCCAGCTTTAGCTAACGCCGATCAGCGCGAACTTGATCTGTTTATTCATCTTGGCGATTCAATTTATGCTGATATTGGTTCGCCTGTGTTGGGCACAACCGCCAAAACTTTAGCCGAATTTCGCTTGAAACAGACCGAAAGTTATAGCACGCGGCTGAATTTGAACACGCTGGCCGATTTACGCGCGACCACCGCATGGCTAGCGACAACTGATGATCATGAAGTTGCAAATGATCACGCTGGTGGAGCTTCGCCGAGCAGTGATCCACGCTTTTTGCCCACCAATGCCAGCTACATCAACGATACTGATTATTTTGAGGCAGGCTATCAAGCTTTCGTCGAATATAACCCAGTTAATGCGCTGTTTTATGGCGCGACTGGCGATCCACGGACTGCCAATGAGCGCAAACTCTACCGCTACCAACCTTATGGTAATACGGCGGCCTTTTTTGTACTCGATGGCCGTTCATTTCGCGACCAAAAACTTGCCGCGCCCAACAACACGCCCTCAGAAATTGTGGCCTTCTTGACCGCCGTATTTAGCCCAACCCGCACCTTGCTTGGTCAAGCCCAACTCAGCCAACTCGAAACCGACCTTCTGGCAGCCCATAAAGCCAATATAACTTGGAAATTTGTGATCGTGCCTGAGCCAATTCAAAACCTTGGCACGGCAGCGGCCAACGATCGCTTTGAGGGCTATGCCGCCGAACGCAGCCGCATTTTGAGCTTTATCAATGATCATGCAATTGAAAACGTGGTGTTTATTGCCGCCGATATTCATGGTACGGTTGTCAATAATTTAAGCTACCAAACCGCCGCAGGCCAGCCGCAAATCCCCACCAGTGCCTGGGAAATTTCGGTTGGTTCGGTCGCCACGACCTCGCCATTTGGCATGCGAGTAGCATCAGGAGCCTTATCAACCGGAATTATTACCCCAACCACGTACAATAATTATTTACAACTACCCAATAATCAACAGGATGCAGCGGCGGAAGGTTGGCTCAACACCGTATTAAATGTGTTTGGCTACACGCCCGTGGGCTTGCAGGATGCACCGTTTGCTGAACGCACCACGCTCTTGCAAGGACGCTATTTTGCTGGTCACTATTTTGGCTGGACTGAATTTGAAATTAGCCAGCCCGACCAAACCTTGCGAGTCTCGACCTATGGCATCGATACCTATGGAACCAGCGATATTGCCAACAATCCAGGCGATGTGGTGAGCCGTGTGCCAGTGATCGTGCAGCAATTCGAGGTTGATCCCGTCGTCAGCATCTCGCCAACGCTGATACTCAATTATTTGCCAGCAGTAACGAAGTAA
- a CDS encoding phosphodiester glycosidase family protein, with product MRLLYKYGLVALIAWSITSCSQSDIQEVIKPSATSTPIIAPDTAAPATSENQWQNLEPGLEFREIGYDITNVQILRVDPAHFRLRVGYDVASPGRVSEWAAALKPVAVINGGYFDPQGRATALTIFDGVVNGTSYDGFGGMLAVDSADTWSLRSLREQPYDSSEVLNQALQSAPMLVVHGAAIEQPNDDGDRARRSVIALDQTGRLLIIVCSWPSFTLTELSQWLVKQDLAIDAALNLDGGSSTGLVVESESRAFKLDSLVRVPQVLLVERR from the coding sequence ATGCGATTGTTGTATAAATATGGCCTCGTAGCCTTGATCGCTTGGAGTATAACCAGTTGTTCTCAATCTGATATTCAAGAAGTAATCAAGCCAAGTGCTACCAGCACCCCGATTATCGCGCCCGACACCGCCGCGCCAGCCACAAGCGAGAATCAGTGGCAAAATTTAGAGCCAGGCTTGGAGTTTCGCGAAATTGGCTATGATATTACCAATGTGCAGATTTTACGGGTTGATCCAGCTCATTTTCGCTTGCGAGTTGGCTACGATGTGGCCAGCCCAGGCCGAGTGAGCGAATGGGCCGCCGCGCTCAAACCAGTGGCCGTCATCAATGGTGGTTATTTTGATCCGCAAGGCCGAGCAACCGCGCTGACAATTTTTGATGGGGTCGTCAATGGTACATCCTACGATGGCTTTGGCGGGATGTTGGCAGTCGATAGTGCAGATACATGGTCGCTACGTTCGTTGCGCGAACAACCATATGATAGTAGCGAAGTGTTAAATCAAGCCCTGCAATCGGCTCCGATGTTGGTGGTGCATGGTGCAGCGATCGAGCAGCCCAACGACGATGGTGATCGAGCACGGCGTAGCGTGATTGCGCTTGATCAAACTGGGCGTTTGTTGATCATTGTGTGCAGTTGGCCCAGTTTTACCCTGACTGAGCTAAGTCAATGGTTGGTCAAGCAAGATTTGGCAATTGATGCAGCCTTGAACCTCGATGGTGGCTCCTCAACAGGTTTAGTTGTTGAGAGCGAAAGCCGTGCATTTAAGCTTGATTCGCTGGTACGCGTGCCCCAAGTGCTGCTGGTTGAACGGCGTTAA
- a CDS encoding helix-turn-helix transcriptional regulator, translated as MARWRLREIAEPERWTARKLAIATGLAYNTVWGIWTGKSKRADLETLSTLAAALKVHPRDLIGNGEDTGETEE; from the coding sequence ATGGCACGATGGCGCCTACGGGAAATCGCGGAGCCAGAACGATGGACTGCCCGAAAACTCGCTATAGCGACAGGGTTGGCTTATAACACGGTTTGGGGTATCTGGACTGGCAAGAGCAAACGCGCCGATCTGGAAACCCTGTCAACACTGGCAGCAGCACTGAAAGTTCATCCACGAGACCTGATCGGGAATGGCGAGGATACTGGGGAGACGGAAGAATGA